The following coding sequences are from one Streptomyces sp. NBC_01232 window:
- a CDS encoding response regulator transcription factor, protein MDHTATDQPSAAPVRVLLADDQALLRSAFKVLVDSEPDMEVVGEASDGAQAVELARRTRPDVVLMDIRMPGTDGLAATRMISADPELAAVRVVMLTTFEVDEYVVSALRAGASGFLGKGAEPDELLNAIRVAAAGEALLSPAATKGLIATFLAQGGGADPAAGASAGAHAQRLAALTVREREVLVHVAAGLSNDGIAGRLEVSPLTVKTHVNRAMAKLGARDRAQLVVIAYESGLVRPRAE, encoded by the coding sequence GTGGATCACACTGCGACGGACCAGCCCTCCGCCGCGCCCGTCAGGGTGCTGCTCGCCGACGACCAGGCGCTCCTGCGCAGCGCCTTCAAGGTGCTCGTGGACTCCGAACCCGACATGGAAGTCGTCGGGGAGGCCTCCGACGGGGCGCAGGCCGTCGAACTCGCCCGCCGGACACGGCCCGACGTCGTCCTGATGGACATCCGGATGCCCGGTACCGACGGACTCGCCGCCACCCGCATGATCAGCGCGGACCCGGAACTCGCCGCCGTGCGCGTGGTCATGCTGACCACCTTCGAGGTCGACGAGTACGTGGTCTCGGCCCTTCGGGCCGGCGCCTCCGGCTTCCTCGGCAAGGGCGCCGAGCCCGACGAACTGCTCAACGCCATCCGCGTCGCCGCGGCCGGCGAGGCGCTGCTCTCCCCGGCCGCCACCAAAGGCCTCATCGCCACCTTCCTCGCCCAGGGCGGCGGCGCCGACCCCGCAGCCGGGGCCTCGGCCGGGGCGCACGCGCAGCGGCTCGCCGCGCTGACCGTCCGGGAGCGCGAGGTCCTCGTACACGTGGCGGCGGGGCTGTCCAACGACGGGATCGCGGGACGGCTGGAGGTCAGCCCGCTGACCGTCAAGACCCATGTGAACCGGGCCATGGCCAAGCTCGGCGCCCGCGACCGTGCGCAATTGGTGGTCATCGCCTACGAATCGGGACTTGTCCGACCGCGGGCGGAGTAG
- the erpA gene encoding iron-sulfur cluster insertion protein ErpA — protein sequence MSVQDDKTTVSDGILLSDAAAEKVRTLLEQEGRDDLALRVAVQPGGCSGLRYQLFFDERSLDGDVVKDFDGVKVVTDRMSSPYLHGASIDFVDTIEKQGFTIDNPNATGSCACGDSFS from the coding sequence ATGTCCGTACAGGACGACAAGACCACTGTGAGCGACGGCATCCTCCTGTCCGACGCCGCCGCCGAGAAGGTCAGGACCCTGCTGGAGCAGGAAGGCCGCGATGACCTGGCGCTCCGCGTCGCCGTCCAGCCCGGTGGCTGCTCCGGCCTGCGCTACCAGCTCTTCTTCGACGAGCGCTCCCTCGACGGCGACGTCGTGAAGGACTTCGACGGTGTGAAGGTCGTCACGGACCGGATGAGCTCCCCGTACCTCCACGGTGCCTCGATCGACTTCGTCGACACCATCGAGAAGCAGGGCTTCACGATCGACAACCCCAACGCCACGGGCTCCTGCGCCTGCGGCGACTCGTTCAGCTAA
- a CDS encoding cysteine desulfurase/sulfurtransferase TusA family protein, protein MPYFDSASAAPLHPVARQALQASLDEGWADPARLYREGRRARLLLDAAREAAAEAVGCRGDELVFTPSGTHAVHTGVAGVLAGRRRVGNHLVVSAVEHSSVLHAAEVHEAHCGTSTQVPVDRWGAVTPAGYADALATGTALACLQSANHEVGTVQPVAEVAEVCAAAGVPLLVDAAQSLGWGPVEGAWSVLAASAHKWGGPPGVGLLAVRKGVRFSPQGPADERESGRSPGFVNLPAIVAAAASLRAVRAEADAEAARLRVLVDRIRRRVVRLVPDVEVVGDPERRLPHLVTFSCLYVDGETLLHELDRAGFSVSSGSSCTSSTLTPSHVLRAMGVLSEGNVRVSLPPGTPAEEVNAFLEVLPRAVAGVRERLGVSEPPAVAPVADSLELDALGLRCPQPVIELARAIVTVPVGGTVTVVSDDEVARLDIPAWCAMRGHAYVGEAPREAGTAYTVRRAI, encoded by the coding sequence ATGCCGTACTTCGACAGCGCGTCCGCCGCTCCCCTGCACCCCGTGGCCCGGCAGGCGTTGCAGGCTTCCCTGGACGAGGGCTGGGCCGATCCGGCCCGGCTGTACCGGGAGGGCAGGCGGGCCCGGCTGTTGCTGGACGCGGCGCGGGAGGCCGCCGCGGAGGCGGTGGGATGCCGCGGCGACGAGCTCGTGTTCACTCCTTCGGGGACGCACGCGGTTCACACCGGGGTGGCGGGGGTCCTCGCGGGGCGCCGGCGCGTCGGAAACCATCTGGTCGTATCGGCGGTCGAACACAGTTCTGTATTGCACGCGGCCGAGGTGCACGAGGCACACTGCGGAACCTCGACGCAGGTCCCGGTCGACCGGTGGGGCGCGGTGACGCCCGCCGGGTACGCGGACGCGCTGGCCACCGGGACCGCCCTGGCCTGCCTCCAGTCGGCCAACCACGAGGTGGGCACGGTCCAGCCGGTCGCGGAGGTGGCCGAGGTCTGCGCGGCGGCCGGGGTGCCGCTGCTGGTGGACGCGGCCCAGTCGCTGGGCTGGGGCCCGGTGGAGGGCGCCTGGTCCGTCCTGGCCGCGAGCGCGCACAAATGGGGCGGCCCGCCCGGGGTCGGACTGCTGGCGGTCCGCAAGGGCGTGCGCTTCTCCCCCCAAGGCCCGGCGGACGAAAGGGAGTCGGGGCGCTCCCCCGGCTTCGTCAACCTGCCCGCGATCGTGGCGGCGGCGGCGTCCCTGCGGGCCGTACGGGCCGAGGCGGACGCGGAGGCGGCCCGGCTGCGGGTCCTGGTGGACCGTATCCGGCGGCGGGTGGTGCGGCTGGTCCCGGACGTGGAGGTGGTGGGCGATCCGGAGCGGCGGCTGCCGCACCTGGTCACCTTCTCCTGCCTGTACGTCGACGGGGAGACGCTGCTGCACGAGCTGGACCGGGCCGGCTTCTCGGTCTCCTCGGGCTCCTCGTGCACGAGCTCCACGCTGACCCCCAGTCACGTGCTGCGGGCGATGGGCGTGCTGTCGGAGGGGAACGTACGGGTGTCCCTGCCACCGGGGACCCCGGCGGAGGAGGTCAACGCGTTCCTGGAGGTGCTGCCGCGCGCGGTGGCCGGCGTACGGGAACGGCTCGGCGTGTCCGAACCCCCGGCGGTGGCTCCGGTGGCGGACTCCCTGGAACTCGACGCGCTGGGGCTGCGCTGCCCGCAGCCGGTGATCGAACTGGCCCGGGCGATCGTGACCGTCCCGGTGGGCGGCACCGTCACGGTCGTTTCCGACGACGAGGTGGCCCGGCTGGACATCCCGGCGTGGTGCGCGATGCGGGGGCACGCGTATGTGGGCGAAGCCCCGCGCGAGGCCGGCACCGCCTACACGGTCCGCCGCGCGATCTGA
- a CDS encoding PspA/IM30 family protein has translation MSGVMKRMGMIFRAKANKALDRAEDPRETLDYSYQKQLELLQKVRRGVADVATSRKRLELQLNQLQGQSAKLEDQGRKALALGREDLAREALSRRASLQQQVSDLEVQHQTLQGEEEKLTLAAQRLQAKVDAFRTKKETIKATYTAAQAQTRIAESFSGISEEMSDVGLAIQRAEDKTAQLQARAGAIDELLASGALDDQSGLGSKDDIQAELDRLSGGTDVELELQRMKAELAGGSSAQQQAIEGGAQGNGQQSQTPHRFDKQ, from the coding sequence ATGAGCGGTGTCATGAAGCGTATGGGGATGATCTTCCGCGCGAAGGCGAACAAGGCCCTTGACCGGGCCGAGGACCCGCGCGAAACCCTCGACTACTCGTACCAGAAGCAGCTGGAGCTGCTGCAGAAGGTGCGCCGCGGAGTCGCCGACGTCGCGACCTCCCGCAAGCGCCTGGAGCTGCAGCTGAACCAGCTCCAGGGGCAGTCCGCCAAGCTGGAGGACCAGGGGCGCAAGGCCCTCGCCCTCGGCCGCGAGGACCTGGCCCGTGAGGCCCTGTCCCGCCGCGCCTCGCTCCAGCAGCAGGTCAGCGACCTGGAGGTGCAGCACCAGACCCTGCAGGGCGAGGAGGAGAAGCTGACGCTCGCCGCCCAGCGGCTGCAGGCCAAGGTGGACGCCTTCCGCACGAAGAAGGAGACCATCAAGGCCACCTACACGGCGGCCCAGGCGCAGACCCGGATCGCGGAGTCCTTCTCCGGCATCTCCGAGGAGATGAGCGACGTCGGCCTGGCCATCCAGCGGGCCGAGGACAAGACCGCCCAGCTGCAGGCCCGCGCCGGTGCGATCGACGAGCTGCTGGCCTCCGGCGCGCTCGACGACCAGAGCGGGCTGGGCTCCAAGGACGACATCCAGGCCGAGCTGGACCGCCTCTCGGGCGGTACGGACGTGGAGCTGGAGCTCCAGCGGATGAAGGCCGAGCTGGCGGGTGGCTCGTCCGCCCAGCAGCAGGCCATCGAGGGCGGCGCCCAGGGCAACGGCCAGCAGTCGCAGACGCCGCACCGGTTCGACAAGCAGTAG
- a CDS encoding efflux RND transporter permease subunit — protein sequence MSWLSRFSLAQRALVGLVSIVALLFGAIAIPQLKQQLLPSIELPMVSVLAPYQGASPDVVEKQVVEPIEAMLKGVDGITGITSTASEGNALIMATFDYGDSGTKQLVADVQQAVNRARVRLPAEVDPQVVAGSTDDIPTVILAVTSDKDQQALADQLERSVVPVLSDIEGVGQVTVDGVQDLQVTITPDNAKLAAAGLDGGALAKGLQAGGAAVPAGSFDEAGKNRTVRVGSGFTSLSQLEELRLSPGAGKPAVRLGDVAAVKQEPAKAVSLTRTNGKPSLALVLTMDKDGSAVAISDAVKDKLPELRSTLGAGADLTVVSDQGPAVAKSISSLTTEGLLGLLFAVIVILVFLASLRSTLVTAVSIPLSVVLALIVLWTRDLSLNMLTLGALTIAIGRVVDDSIVVLENIKRHLGYGEEREAAIIAAVKEVAGAVTASTLTTVAVFLPIGLTGGMIGELFGSFSLTVTAALLASLLVSLTVVPVLSYWFLSAPKGVEPGNAESAAKARREAEEKEARSRLQLIYVRVLGFATRRRLTSVAIAVVVLIGTLGMTPMLKTNFFDAGEQEVLTVKQELAPGTSLAASDEASRKVEKVLSSVEGVKSYQVTVGSSGFLAAFGGGTGSNQASYQVSLKDAGEGDAVKKRIEEKLAALDGIGETRIVAGDGFGSQNLSVVVKAGDAKVLGEAAEQVRAEVAKLENVADVQSDLSQSVPRISVTATAKAADAGLDQATLGVIVAQAVRGNPAGKAVLDDTERDIVIKSAQPATTLAELQALPVGPVRLGDIAEVKEVPGPVAMTRIDGARAATVTARPLGDNTGAVSAELQTKLKALDLPDGASASIGGVSEDQDEAFGSLGLAMLAAIAIVFMLLVSTFRSLIQPLILLVSIPFAATGALGLLLITGTPMGVPAMIGMLMLIGIVVTNAIVLIDLVNQYRAQGLGVVEAVIEGGRHRLRPILMTALATIFALLPMALGVTGEGGFISQPLAVVVIGGLVSSTLLTLLLVPTLYTMVELRKERRRAKKTARLTVVPAPSAAEDEESPATV from the coding sequence ATGTCCTGGCTGTCCCGCTTCAGCCTTGCCCAAAGGGCTCTGGTCGGCCTCGTGTCGATCGTCGCGCTCCTCTTCGGCGCCATAGCCATCCCGCAGCTCAAGCAGCAGCTGCTGCCCTCCATCGAACTGCCGATGGTGTCCGTGCTCGCGCCGTACCAGGGCGCCTCGCCCGACGTGGTGGAGAAGCAGGTCGTCGAACCGATCGAGGCCATGCTCAAGGGCGTCGACGGCATCACCGGCATCACCTCCACCGCCAGCGAGGGCAACGCCCTCATCATGGCCACCTTCGACTACGGCGACAGCGGCACCAAGCAGCTCGTCGCCGACGTCCAGCAGGCCGTCAACCGGGCCCGCGTCCGGCTGCCCGCCGAGGTGGACCCGCAGGTGGTGGCCGGTTCCACCGACGACATCCCGACGGTCATCCTCGCCGTCACCTCCGACAAGGACCAGCAGGCGCTGGCCGACCAGCTGGAACGTTCCGTCGTCCCCGTCCTGTCGGACATCGAGGGCGTCGGCCAGGTCACCGTCGACGGCGTCCAGGACCTCCAGGTCACCATCACCCCCGACAACGCCAAGCTCGCGGCCGCCGGCCTCGACGGCGGCGCCCTCGCCAAGGGCCTCCAGGCGGGCGGCGCGGCCGTCCCCGCCGGCTCCTTCGACGAGGCGGGCAAGAACCGCACCGTGCGCGTGGGCTCCGGCTTCACCTCCCTCTCCCAGCTGGAGGAGCTGCGCCTGAGCCCCGGTGCAGGCAAGCCGGCCGTCCGCCTCGGCGACGTCGCCGCCGTGAAGCAGGAGCCGGCCAAGGCCGTCTCCCTCACCCGGACGAACGGAAAGCCGAGCCTCGCCCTCGTCCTCACCATGGACAAGGACGGCAGCGCCGTCGCCATCTCCGACGCGGTCAAGGACAAGCTCCCCGAGCTGCGCTCCACGCTCGGCGCCGGCGCCGACCTGACCGTCGTCAGCGATCAGGGCCCGGCCGTCGCCAAGTCCATTTCCAGCCTCACCACCGAGGGCCTGCTGGGCCTGCTCTTCGCGGTGATCGTGATCCTGGTCTTCCTGGCCTCGCTGCGCTCGACGCTGGTCACCGCGGTCTCCATCCCGCTGTCCGTCGTCCTCGCGCTCATCGTGCTGTGGACCCGCGACCTGTCGCTCAACATGCTGACCCTGGGCGCCCTCACCATCGCCATCGGCCGTGTCGTCGACGACTCGATCGTGGTCCTGGAGAACATCAAGCGCCACCTCGGCTACGGCGAGGAGCGCGAGGCCGCGATCATCGCCGCGGTCAAGGAGGTCGCCGGCGCGGTCACCGCGTCCACGCTCACCACCGTCGCCGTCTTCCTGCCGATCGGTCTCACCGGCGGCATGATCGGCGAGCTCTTCGGCTCGTTCTCGCTCACCGTCACCGCGGCGCTGCTGGCCTCGCTGCTCGTCTCCCTGACGGTCGTGCCGGTGCTCTCGTACTGGTTCCTCAGCGCGCCCAAGGGCGTTGAGCCCGGGAACGCCGAGAGCGCCGCGAAGGCCCGCCGCGAGGCCGAGGAGAAGGAGGCGCGCAGCCGCCTCCAGCTCATCTACGTGCGCGTGCTCGGCTTCGCCACCCGGCGCCGGCTGACCAGCGTGGCCATCGCCGTGGTCGTCCTCATCGGCACCCTCGGCATGACTCCGATGCTGAAGACCAACTTCTTCGACGCCGGCGAGCAGGAAGTCCTGACGGTCAAGCAGGAGCTCGCCCCGGGCACCTCGCTGGCCGCCTCCGACGAGGCGAGCCGCAAGGTCGAGAAGGTGCTGTCCTCGGTCGAGGGCGTCAAGAGCTACCAGGTCACCGTCGGCTCCTCCGGCTTCCTCGCGGCCTTCGGCGGCGGTACGGGCTCCAACCAGGCCTCGTACCAGGTCTCCCTGAAGGACGCGGGCGAGGGCGACGCCGTCAAGAAGCGGATCGAGGAGAAGCTGGCCGCGCTCGACGGCATCGGCGAGACCCGCATCGTGGCCGGCGACGGCTTCGGCAGCCAGAACCTCAGCGTGGTCGTCAAGGCCGGTGACGCCAAGGTCCTCGGCGAGGCCGCCGAGCAGGTCCGCGCGGAGGTGGCGAAGCTCGAGAACGTCGCCGACGTGCAGAGCGACCTGTCCCAGTCCGTGCCCCGCATCTCCGTGACCGCCACCGCCAAGGCGGCGGACGCGGGCCTCGACCAGGCCACGCTCGGCGTCATCGTCGCGCAGGCCGTCCGGGGCAACCCGGCGGGCAAGGCCGTCCTCGACGACACCGAGCGGGACATCGTCATCAAGTCCGCGCAGCCGGCCACCACCCTGGCCGAACTGCAGGCGCTCCCGGTCGGCCCGGTCAGGCTCGGTGACATCGCCGAGGTCAAGGAGGTCCCCGGCCCGGTCGCGATGACCCGGATCGACGGCGCCCGCGCCGCCACCGTCACCGCACGGCCGCTCGGCGACAACACCGGCGCGGTCAGCGCCGAGCTCCAGACCAAGCTCAAGGCCCTGGACCTGCCGGACGGCGCCTCGGCCTCCATCGGCGGCGTCTCCGAGGACCAGGACGAGGCCTTCGGCTCGCTCGGCCTGGCCATGCTCGCGGCCATCGCGATCGTGTTCATGCTGCTGGTCTCGACCTTCCGCTCGCTGATCCAGCCGCTGATCCTGCTGGTCTCGATCCCGTTCGCGGCGACCGGCGCACTCGGCCTGCTGCTGATCACCGGCACCCCGATGGGTGTCCCGGCGATGATCGGCATGCTGATGCTCATCGGCATCGTGGTGACCAACGCGATCGTCCTGATCGACCTGGTCAACCAGTACCGCGCCCAGGGCCTGGGCGTCGTCGAGGCGGTCATCGAGGGCGGCCGGCACCGGCTGCGCCCGATCCTGATGACGGCCCTGGCGACGATCTTCGCGCTGCTCCCGATGGCGCTGGGCGTCACCGGCGAGGGCGGCTTCATCTCGCAGCCGCTCGCGGTCGTGGTGATCGGCGGCCTGGTCAGCTCGACCCTGCTGACGCTGCTGCTGGTGCCGACCCTCTACACGATGGTGGAGCTCCGCAAGGAGCGCCGCCGTGCGAAGAAGACGGCCCGCCTGACGGTGGTCCCGGCTCCCTCGGCGGCGGAGGACGAGGAGTCCCCGGCCACGGTCTGA
- the cobS gene encoding adenosylcobinamide-GDP ribazoletransferase — protein MTDSFDSPPQTPPPERASFPDGVRFAFGTLTVLPARITRWDRPAARTGMACAPLAGLAVGLLAAVPGVLLLLLGAGPLLAAALTVAVPAALTRGLHLDGLADTADGLGSAKPAGEALRIMKQSDIGPFGVVTLVLVLLVQVAALSEIYADSWIRGALAAVVAAVTARLAMTLASRDGVPAARPEGLGAAVAGVVPRRVAAAVTALVVVAAAAAALPMGLPAAGRSAAAVLAALLAAELLLRRCVRRFDGVTGDVFGALAEIAATTALIVLALG, from the coding sequence ATGACAGATTCGTTCGACAGCCCGCCCCAGACGCCGCCCCCAGAACGCGCCTCGTTCCCCGACGGCGTCCGCTTCGCGTTCGGCACCCTCACCGTGCTGCCCGCCCGCATCACCCGCTGGGACCGCCCCGCCGCCCGCACCGGAATGGCCTGCGCCCCGCTCGCCGGGCTCGCCGTGGGCCTGCTCGCGGCCGTCCCCGGAGTGCTCCTGCTGCTGCTCGGTGCGGGCCCGCTGCTCGCCGCGGCCCTCACCGTCGCCGTACCGGCGGCGCTGACCCGGGGACTGCACCTGGACGGGCTCGCCGACACCGCGGACGGCCTCGGCAGCGCCAAACCCGCCGGCGAGGCGCTGCGCATCATGAAGCAGTCCGACATCGGCCCCTTCGGCGTCGTGACCCTGGTGCTCGTACTGCTGGTGCAGGTGGCCGCCCTGTCCGAGATCTACGCCGACAGCTGGATCCGCGGCGCCCTCGCCGCCGTCGTCGCCGCTGTGACGGCCCGCCTCGCCATGACCCTGGCCTCCCGCGACGGCGTCCCCGCCGCCCGGCCCGAAGGCCTCGGCGCCGCGGTCGCCGGGGTGGTCCCGCGCCGCGTCGCCGCCGCGGTCACCGCGCTGGTGGTCGTGGCCGCCGCGGCCGCCGCCCTCCCGATGGGCCTGCCCGCCGCAGGCCGGAGCGCGGCGGCGGTCCTGGCCGCCCTGCTCGCCGCGGAACTGCTGCTGCGCCGCTGCGTACGCCGCTTCGACGGGGTCACCGGCGATGTCTTCGGCGCCCTGGCCGAGATCGCGGCGACCACCGCCCTGATCGTCCTCGCCCTGGGCTGA
- a CDS encoding carbohydrate kinase family protein, with product MRIAVTGSIATDHLMTFPGRFADQLVADQLHTVSLSFLVDNLDVRRGGVGPNICFGMGQLGTRPILVGAAGSDFDEYRAWLDRHGVDTESVRISEVLHTARFVCTTDADHNQIGSFYTGAMSEARLIELKSVADRVGGLDLVLIGADDPEAMLRHTEECRTRGIPFAADFSQQIARMDGENIRTLMEGATFLFSNEYEKGLIESKSGWTDEEILAKVGTRVTTLGSNGVKIERVGEAPIVVGCPEETAKVDPTGVGDAFRAGFLTGLGWGVGLERSAQLGCMLATLVIETLGTQEYTLARAHFMERFTKAYGEDAASEVRAHLA from the coding sequence GTGCGCATCGCAGTCACCGGCTCCATCGCCACCGACCACCTCATGACCTTCCCCGGCCGTTTCGCCGACCAGCTGGTCGCCGACCAGCTGCACACGGTCTCCCTCTCCTTCCTCGTCGACAACCTCGACGTACGTCGGGGAGGGGTCGGCCCGAACATCTGCTTCGGCATGGGGCAGCTCGGCACCCGCCCGATCCTCGTCGGAGCCGCCGGCTCCGACTTCGACGAGTACCGCGCCTGGCTCGACCGGCACGGAGTCGACACCGAGTCCGTCCGGATCTCCGAGGTGCTGCACACCGCGCGCTTCGTGTGCACCACGGACGCCGACCACAACCAGATCGGCTCCTTCTACACCGGCGCGATGAGCGAAGCCCGGCTGATCGAGCTGAAGTCCGTCGCCGACCGGGTCGGCGGGCTCGACCTCGTCCTGATCGGCGCGGACGACCCGGAGGCGATGCTGCGCCACACGGAGGAGTGCCGCACGCGCGGGATCCCCTTCGCCGCCGACTTCTCGCAGCAGATCGCCCGCATGGACGGCGAGAACATCCGCACCCTGATGGAGGGCGCGACCTTCCTCTTCTCGAACGAGTACGAGAAGGGCCTCATCGAGTCGAAGTCCGGCTGGACCGACGAGGAGATCCTGGCCAAGGTCGGCACCCGCGTCACCACGCTGGGCTCCAACGGCGTCAAGATCGAGCGAGTCGGCGAGGCCCCGATCGTCGTCGGCTGCCCCGAGGAGACCGCCAAGGTCGACCCGACGGGCGTCGGCGACGCGTTCCGCGCCGGGTTCCTGACCGGTCTGGGCTGGGGCGTCGGCCTGGAGCGCTCGGCGCAGCTGGGCTGCATGCTCGCGACCCTGGTCATCGAGACGCTGGGCACCCAGGAGTACACCCTGGCCCGCGCCCACTTCATGGAGCGCTTCACCAAGGCCTACGGCGAGGACGCGGCGTCCGAGGTCCGCGCCCACCTGGCGTAG
- a CDS encoding DUF3043 domain-containing protein — MGFVFGSRSSKEEKAAATDKVSADLSQPRDPQAPKGRPTPKRAVAQSQRKAVVASTGNRKEDAKRARERRRTEMAKQREALANGDERYLPTRDKGPVRRFVRDYVDSRYSVAEMFLPLAVIILVLSMVRQPAIQSVALMLWLGVIALILLDSIGLVFRLRKTLVERFPNEPRRGAIAYGLMRTLQMRRLRLPKPQVKRGERP; from the coding sequence TTGGGTTTTGTGTTTGGTAGCCGCTCCTCCAAGGAAGAGAAGGCCGCCGCCACCGACAAGGTGAGCGCCGACCTCTCGCAGCCCCGTGACCCGCAGGCCCCGAAGGGCCGCCCTACGCCGAAGCGTGCTGTGGCCCAGTCGCAGCGCAAGGCCGTGGTGGCCTCGACCGGCAACCGCAAGGAGGATGCCAAGCGAGCCCGTGAGCGTCGCCGTACCGAGATGGCCAAGCAGCGCGAGGCGCTGGCCAATGGCGACGAGCGTTATCTGCCCACCCGTGACAAGGGCCCCGTCCGCCGCTTCGTCCGCGACTACGTGGACTCCCGCTACTCGGTCGCCGAGATGTTCCTGCCCCTGGCAGTGATCATCCTGGTGCTCAGCATGGTGCGGCAGCCCGCGATCCAGAGCGTCGCGCTGATGCTGTGGCTCGGTGTGATCGCCCTGATCCTCCTCGACTCCATCGGCCTGGTCTTCCGCCTCCGCAAGACCCTCGTCGAGCGCTTCCCGAACGAGCCCCGCCGCGGCGCCATCGCCTACGGCCTCATGCGCACCCTCCAGATGCGCCGGCTCCGGCTGCCGAAGCCGCAGGTCAAGCGCGGGGAACGGCCCTGA
- the nadA gene encoding quinolinate synthase NadA → MRVVTTAQPLDVQPTPLALLLLGREADPKSERGVECPGDLPSPSDPNLVERARAAKEKLGDKVFILGHHYQRDEVIEFADVTGDSFKLAKDAAAKPEAEYIVFCGVHFMAESADILTSDDQKVVLPDLAAGCSMADMATAEQVAECWDVLTEAGIADATVPVSYMNSSADIKAFTGKHGGTICTSSNAKKALEWAFEQGEKILFLPDQHLGRNTAVRDMGMSLDDCVLYNPHKPNGGLTVEQLRNAKMILWRGHCSVHGRFSVDSVNDVRARIPGVNVLVHPECKHEVVAAADYVGSTEYIIKALEAAPAGSKWAIGTELNLVRRLANRFAAEDKEVVFLDKTVCFCSTMNRIDLPHLVWTLESLAEGNLVNQIQVDKETESFAKLALERMLALP, encoded by the coding sequence GTGCGTGTCGTGACCACCGCCCAGCCTTTGGACGTCCAGCCGACGCCCCTTGCCCTGCTGCTGCTCGGCCGTGAGGCCGACCCCAAGAGCGAGCGCGGGGTGGAGTGCCCCGGCGACCTGCCCTCGCCGTCGGACCCGAACCTCGTGGAGCGTGCCCGCGCGGCCAAGGAGAAGCTCGGGGACAAGGTCTTCATCCTGGGCCACCACTACCAGCGTGACGAGGTCATCGAGTTCGCGGACGTCACCGGCGACTCCTTCAAGCTGGCCAAGGACGCGGCCGCCAAGCCGGAGGCCGAGTACATCGTCTTCTGCGGCGTGCACTTCATGGCCGAGTCCGCGGACATCCTGACCTCGGACGACCAGAAGGTGGTCCTGCCGGACCTGGCCGCCGGCTGCTCGATGGCCGACATGGCCACCGCCGAGCAGGTCGCGGAGTGCTGGGACGTACTGACCGAGGCCGGCATCGCCGACGCCACGGTGCCCGTCTCGTACATGAACTCCTCCGCCGACATCAAGGCCTTCACCGGCAAGCACGGCGGCACGATCTGTACGTCGTCCAACGCGAAGAAGGCCCTGGAGTGGGCGTTCGAGCAGGGCGAGAAGATCCTCTTCCTCCCGGACCAGCACCTGGGCCGCAACACCGCCGTCCGCGACATGGGCATGTCCCTGGACGACTGCGTGCTCTACAACCCGCACAAGCCGAACGGCGGCCTGACCGTCGAGCAGCTGCGGAACGCCAAGATGATCCTGTGGCGCGGGCACTGCTCGGTGCACGGCCGGTTCTCGGTCGACTCGGTCAACGACGTCCGCGCCCGGATCCCCGGCGTGAACGTCCTCGTCCACCCCGAGTGCAAGCACGAGGTCGTGGCGGCCGCGGACTACGTCGGTTCGACGGAGTACATCATCAAGGCGCTGGAGGCGGCCCCGGCCGGCTCCAAGTGGGCGATCGGCACCGAGCTGAACCTCGTCCGCCGACTGGCGAACCGTTTCGCCGCGGAGGACAAGGAGGTCGTCTTCCTCGACAAGACGGTCTGCTTCTGCTCGACGATGAACCGCATCGACCTCCCGCACCTGGTGTGGACGCTGGAGTCGCTGGCCGAGGGCAACCTCGTCAACCAGATCCAGGTCGACAAGGAGACGGAGAGCTTCGCGAAGCTCGCGCTGGAGCGGATGCTGGCGCTCCCGTAG
- the pspAA gene encoding PspA-associated protein PspAA, whose amino-acid sequence MIVRIMGEGQVELADSHFTELNKLDDELLAEIEGSDEAGFRRTLGALLEAVRRLGEPLPDDALEPSELILPAPDATLDEVREMLSDDGLIPG is encoded by the coding sequence ATGATTGTCCGCATCATGGGGGAAGGCCAGGTGGAGCTGGCGGACAGCCACTTCACCGAGCTCAACAAGCTGGACGACGAACTGCTCGCGGAGATCGAGGGCAGCGACGAGGCGGGCTTCCGGCGCACGCTGGGAGCACTGCTCGAAGCCGTGCGGCGGCTCGGCGAGCCGCTGCCCGACGACGCGCTGGAGCCGTCCGAGCTGATCCTGCCGGCACCCGACGCGACGCTCGACGAGGTCCGGGAGATGCTCAGCGACGACGGCCTGATCCCGGGCTGA